One genomic segment of Rhizorhabdus phycosphaerae includes these proteins:
- a CDS encoding polysaccharide pyruvyl transferase family protein produces MYLNCHYWGRDAFVLNLGDSLVPLILRAFGHDCAPRPEAAANAGRTLLVIGSLLDDADLDRIAGPIDVWGCGWRGGSVSDRNLDRLTFHGVRGPLTARALGLSGTLPQSDPGFLLPAILPPPAMRHGLRLVLPHCLRVRTQLPAERLAATGADAILSPWVVRRQGRLTSAKLQQAAGRLLSAAIWPRGVESSVRTLAGARFVLTGSLHGAILCQAYGTPWAAYADDGIDAPAKWQDLAALLDIDIALVRTVGAGEAWWDRTGQWARPPELEPFRAAFPYRQEGAR; encoded by the coding sequence ATGTACCTGAACTGCCATTATTGGGGCCGGGATGCGTTCGTTCTCAATCTCGGAGATTCGCTCGTCCCCCTGATCCTGCGTGCTTTTGGCCATGACTGCGCGCCCCGCCCCGAGGCCGCGGCCAATGCCGGCCGGACACTGCTGGTCATCGGCTCGCTTTTGGATGATGCCGATCTCGATCGGATCGCCGGTCCGATCGATGTTTGGGGATGTGGCTGGCGAGGCGGATCGGTGTCTGACCGCAACCTGGACCGGCTGACATTCCACGGCGTGCGCGGTCCTCTCACCGCGCGGGCGCTTGGGCTGTCCGGCACTCTTCCGCAGTCCGACCCGGGCTTCCTGTTGCCGGCGATTCTTCCGCCTCCCGCCATGCGACACGGCCTGCGGCTGGTCCTCCCCCATTGCCTTCGCGTGCGGACGCAGTTGCCCGCCGAGCGCCTCGCCGCAACGGGGGCTGACGCCATTCTCTCCCCCTGGGTCGTGCGGCGGCAGGGACGCCTCACGTCCGCCAAGCTGCAGCAGGCCGCCGGGCGACTGTTGTCTGCTGCCATTTGGCCAAGGGGCGTGGAAAGCAGCGTGCGCACCCTGGCCGGGGCGCGTTTCGTCCTGACCGGCAGCCTGCATGGGGCGATATTGTGCCAGGCCTATGGCACTCCTTGGGCCGCCTATGCGGATGACGGCATCGATGCGCCGGCGAAGTGGCAGGACCTTGCGGCTCTCCTCGACATCGACATTGCCCTGGTGCGAACCGTCGGGGCAGGGGAGGCCTGGTGGGACAGGACAGGCCAGTGGGCCAGGCCGCCTGAGCTCGAGCCTTTTCGCGCGGCCTTTCCCTACCGGCAGGAGGGCGCGCGATGA
- a CDS encoding glycosyltransferase family 9 protein: MPKKRPILLLGWQTTIGSGIAALPAIHAVRAHFGEDAEYWLLTRPAPAGTSHPAELLIGWGRLEGLLFLPRLRHVWRWLALLRKVHRLGMDRAVYVDLSAPRRVTRILLDAFCRLAGLGRPMGLPGQAQPIYSSPHEPARRLANLAAAGLPCPASPYLPRLLPPAAVDVDAWLAANARPGRRLVAICPGARAQANHWPEDRFIALGERLIREGRYELVICGGPSESGVAERLRARWGEGLVAAGTLSLVATARLLSRCDLVVGLDTGTSHLAAALGVPVIEIQGGRCVVGAWDPIGRDVTVLRFEVPCAGCGHAVCPLAIHPCMRGISLEQVWHAVQQRLARPVDAACT, translated from the coding sequence GTGCCAAAGAAGCGGCCTATCCTGCTTCTTGGCTGGCAGACCACCATCGGATCGGGCATCGCGGCCCTTCCCGCCATTCACGCCGTCCGGGCCCATTTCGGCGAGGACGCCGAATATTGGCTTCTAACGCGGCCCGCCCCTGCGGGCACATCCCATCCGGCTGAGCTTCTCATCGGCTGGGGTCGGCTGGAAGGGCTGCTGTTCCTTCCGCGGCTGCGGCATGTCTGGCGCTGGCTGGCCCTGCTGCGCAAGGTCCATCGGTTGGGCATGGACCGTGCCGTCTATGTAGATCTTTCCGCCCCCCGGCGCGTCACCCGGATATTGCTCGACGCTTTCTGTCGTCTGGCGGGCCTCGGCCGTCCCATGGGCCTTCCTGGACAAGCCCAGCCCATCTACAGTTCTCCGCACGAGCCAGCCCGCCGTCTCGCCAATCTGGCTGCTGCCGGCCTGCCATGCCCCGCTTCGCCTTACCTGCCGCGACTGCTCCCACCGGCAGCTGTCGATGTCGATGCATGGCTCGCGGCCAATGCGCGGCCCGGACGAAGGCTGGTGGCCATCTGTCCCGGGGCGCGAGCACAGGCCAATCACTGGCCGGAGGATCGCTTCATCGCCCTGGGTGAGCGTCTCATTCGCGAGGGGCGGTACGAATTGGTCATCTGCGGCGGCCCCTCCGAAAGCGGGGTGGCCGAAAGGCTGCGCGCGCGTTGGGGGGAAGGACTGGTGGCCGCGGGGACGTTGAGTCTCGTCGCGACCGCGCGCCTGCTTTCCCGTTGCGATCTTGTGGTCGGCCTGGACACGGGCACCAGCCATCTCGCCGCTGCCCTGGGTGTCCCCGTTATCGAGATTCAGGGCGGGCGCTGTGTGGTGGGGGCGTGGGACCCGATAGGGCGCGATGTTACCGTGCTGCGCTTCGAGGTTCCCTGCGCCGGCTGCGGACATGCCGTCTGTCCGCTGGCCATCCACCCTTGCATGCGGGGCATCTCCCTCGAACAGGTATGGCACGCGGTGCAGCAGCGTCTTGCCCGTCCCGTGGATGCCGCATGTACCTGA
- a CDS encoding lasso peptide biosynthesis B2 protein, with amino-acid sequence MTARCWQRWALRLEAVVFVALARLILVVLPFRRLKPFLSRPLASPPAPAKEQAIAIASIQAAILWVWRRGMLRDSCFHRAIAAHLMLRRRRVPTWFHYGAATVAARGLTGHVWLTSAIGPVVGGIRRRTMRRSCVGGLQATEE; translated from the coding sequence ATGACAGCGCGCTGCTGGCAAAGATGGGCCTTGCGCCTGGAGGCCGTCGTCTTTGTCGCCCTGGCCCGCCTGATCCTGGTCGTCCTGCCGTTCCGCCGCCTCAAGCCGTTCCTCTCCCGCCCTCTCGCCAGCCCGCCGGCCCCAGCGAAGGAGCAGGCGATCGCCATCGCGTCGATACAGGCGGCAATCCTGTGGGTCTGGCGGCGGGGCATGTTGAGGGATTCCTGCTTTCACCGGGCCATCGCCGCGCATCTCATGCTGCGCCGCCGCCGGGTGCCCACATGGTTTCATTATGGTGCAGCAACGGTCGCAGCGAGGGGGCTGACCGGGCATGTCTGGCTGACATCTGCCATTGGCCCTGTCGTGGGGGGGATCAGGCGCCGGACTATGCGCCGCTCTTGTGTTGGGGGCCTACAAGCGACTGAGGAGTAG
- a CDS encoding PqqD family protein, which translates to MSVASFPDDALLVRARNIVFSDLDNELIMISAEAGKVFSLNVVARHAWMAMAEPITFGALCEALRTAFVVEPQQCADDVAELVHTLRELGLLAVTHAAA; encoded by the coding sequence ATGTCGGTAGCCTCCTTTCCAGATGATGCGTTGCTGGTCAGAGCGCGGAACATCGTGTTTAGCGATCTCGACAATGAGCTGATCATGATTTCGGCCGAGGCCGGGAAAGTGTTTTCGCTCAACGTCGTTGCTCGCCATGCGTGGATGGCCATGGCAGAGCCGATCACGTTCGGCGCGCTGTGCGAAGCTTTGCGCACGGCATTCGTGGTGGAGCCGCAGCAGTGCGCCGACGATGTGGCAGAGCTTGTCCATACGTTGAGAGAGCTGGGGCTGCTCGCCGTTACGCACGCCGCGGCATGA
- a CDS encoding VOC family protein, translating into MVRRFDRPDGSLMHAELRIDDSIVMIGGGATPYRSSEVHLHRYVSDAQSPYDRAIAAGAEAVQTPLRKADDDDLRVGFRDPACHIWWVAKQLAARKV; encoded by the coding sequence GTGGTTCGCCGCTTCGACCGGCCCGACGGCTCGCTGATGCACGCTGAGCTGCGCATCGACGACAGCATCGTCATGATCGGCGGTGGCGCGACCCCATATCGCTCGTCGGAAGTCCATCTGCATCGGTACGTTTCCGATGCCCAGTCCCCTTATGATCGGGCCATCGCAGCCGGCGCAGAGGCGGTTCAGACGCCGCTGCGCAAGGCAGATGATGACGATCTGCGGGTCGGGTTTCGCGACCCGGCCTGCCATATCTGGTGGGTTGCCAAGCAATTGGCCGCCCGGAAAGTCTGA
- the nhaA gene encoding Na+/H+ antiporter NhaA — translation MVLSRLKPRSALRQFFHGQASAGLMLMACAALALVVANSSLGQAYEHALHAYLGPLSVQHWINDGLMAIFFLLVGLEIKREVLDGQLSSWPRRILPGLAAAGGMAAPALVYLLLNPGASAHGWAIPAATDIAFALGVLALLGKRVPVSLRIFLTALAIIDDLGAVIIIALFYTADLSLPHLAAAAGVATLLFMMNRLGIRRLLPYLLVGLVLWIFVLGSGVHATLAGVVLAFAIPLQESPGRPDSESCSPLHRLEHRLHLPVSFLILPVFGLANAGVRVIGLPPEAFTAPITIGVGLGLLVGKVVGVFGTSIVAVRLGLADMPAHATPAQLAGTALLCGIGFTMSLFITLLAFAGQPILQAEAKIGILVGSLLSGLLGFLLLRFTQREKDLPA, via the coding sequence ATGGTCCTCTCCCGCTTGAAACCGCGCAGCGCGCTTCGCCAGTTCTTCCATGGCCAGGCATCGGCCGGCCTGATGCTGATGGCCTGCGCCGCGCTGGCGCTGGTCGTCGCCAATTCATCGCTGGGACAGGCCTATGAGCACGCCCTGCACGCCTATCTCGGCCCCCTGTCGGTACAGCACTGGATCAACGACGGGCTGATGGCGATTTTTTTTCTGCTGGTCGGGCTCGAGATAAAGAGGGAGGTTCTGGACGGGCAATTATCGTCCTGGCCCCGGCGCATCTTGCCGGGCCTTGCCGCCGCCGGCGGAATGGCCGCGCCGGCGCTCGTCTATCTGCTGCTGAACCCGGGGGCGTCGGCACATGGATGGGCCATACCGGCAGCGACCGACATCGCCTTCGCACTGGGGGTTCTCGCCCTGCTGGGCAAACGGGTTCCCGTTTCCCTTCGCATCTTCCTGACCGCGCTTGCCATCATCGACGATCTCGGCGCGGTCATCATCATCGCCCTATTCTACACAGCGGACCTATCGCTGCCGCATCTCGCGGCGGCGGCGGGTGTCGCAACCCTGCTGTTCATGATGAACCGCCTCGGCATTCGTCGCCTCCTCCCCTATCTGCTCGTGGGCCTTGTCCTGTGGATCTTCGTTCTGGGGTCGGGCGTCCACGCCACACTGGCGGGGGTCGTCCTTGCCTTCGCGATCCCGCTGCAGGAATCGCCCGGCCGCCCGGACTCCGAGTCGTGCAGCCCGCTCCATCGGCTGGAGCACCGCCTGCACCTGCCTGTCTCCTTCCTGATCCTGCCGGTCTTCGGTCTGGCCAATGCGGGCGTGCGGGTCATCGGCCTTCCGCCGGAGGCTTTCACCGCACCCATCACGATCGGGGTCGGTCTGGGCTTGCTCGTCGGTAAGGTCGTGGGGGTATTTGGAACGTCCATCGTCGCCGTCCGGCTCGGCCTCGCGGACATGCCCGCCCATGCGACCCCGGCGCAACTGGCGGGGACCGCCCTCCTCTGCGGCATCGGCTTCACGATGAGCCTGTTCATCACTCTGCTTGCCTTTGCCGGCCAGCCCATTCTGCAGGCCGAGGCGAAGATCGGAATCCTCGTCGGCTCGCTCCTGTCCGGCTTGCTGGGCTTCCTGCTTCTGCGCTTCACCCAGCGCGAGAAGGATCTGCCTGCCTGA
- a CDS encoding DUF2061 domain-containing protein, with the protein MPTDLLKTLTYLSLHLTIGFSVAYALTGSIQVAGGIALIEPCVNAVAFFFHERAWKRREAARPARGPLAA; encoded by the coding sequence ATGCCGACCGACCTGCTGAAGACCCTGACCTATTTGTCGCTGCACCTGACGATCGGATTCAGCGTGGCCTATGCCCTGACCGGATCGATTCAGGTCGCCGGCGGGATTGCGCTGATAGAGCCCTGCGTCAATGCCGTTGCCTTCTTCTTCCACGAACGGGCCTGGAAGCGTCGCGAGGCCGCTCGCCCTGCAAGGGGGCCGCTGGCGGCCTGA
- a CDS encoding TorF family putative porin, whose amino-acid sequence MRFPKLTAAVLALAAATPALAQDEESSAFKVTGSVGLVSDYRFRGVSQSDKEMAIQGGITINHESGFYAGTWGSNLSGWGTFGGSNMELDLFAGYKVQLNDAVAVDTGLTWFMYPGGASETDFAELFLKVSGTAGPVNLLGGVAYAPKQQALGRWYLTGASYGTGVPDAPGDKEDNLYIWGDISSAIPSTPVTLKGHLGYSNGNSGLGPNGTSVAPTGKYLDWLVGADVAVGPVVLGVSYIDTDISKSESAYLLPNFSSTKNGSSIASGKVVFSVSAAF is encoded by the coding sequence ATGCGCTTTCCGAAACTCACCGCCGCAGTCCTGGCTCTTGCGGCCGCCACGCCGGCTCTCGCTCAGGACGAGGAAAGCTCCGCCTTCAAAGTGACCGGCAGTGTCGGTCTCGTTTCCGATTACCGCTTCCGCGGCGTGTCGCAGAGCGACAAGGAAATGGCGATTCAGGGCGGTATCACCATCAACCATGAGAGCGGCTTCTATGCCGGCACCTGGGGATCGAACCTCTCGGGCTGGGGCACGTTCGGCGGCTCCAACATGGAACTCGACCTGTTCGCAGGCTACAAGGTCCAGCTCAACGATGCCGTCGCCGTCGACACCGGCCTGACCTGGTTCATGTATCCGGGCGGCGCTTCGGAGACCGATTTCGCCGAGCTCTTCCTGAAGGTCAGCGGCACGGCCGGTCCGGTCAATCTTCTCGGCGGCGTCGCTTATGCGCCGAAGCAGCAAGCCCTCGGTCGCTGGTATCTCACCGGCGCATCCTACGGCACCGGTGTTCCGGACGCTCCGGGCGACAAGGAAGACAATCTCTACATCTGGGGCGACATCTCCAGCGCGATCCCGAGCACGCCTGTCACGCTGAAGGGCCACCTTGGCTATTCGAACGGCAATTCGGGCCTGGGTCCGAATGGAACCAGCGTTGCTCCGACCGGCAAATATCTCGACTGGCTCGTCGGTGCCGATGTCGCCGTAGGCCCGGTCGTGCTCGGCGTGTCTTATATCGACACCGACATTTCGAAGAGCGAGTCGGCCTATCTTCTGCCGAACTTCTCTTCGACCAAGAATGGTTCGTCGATCGCGAGCGGCAAGGTCGTATTCTCGGTCAGCGCCGCTTTCTGA
- a CDS encoding SulP family inorganic anion transporter, whose translation MKAAPASLFSGATLSRDFTASIVVFLVALPLCMGIAIASGVPPEKGLITGIIGGIVVGLLAGSPLQVSGPAAGLAVIVFEVVRDFGLAALGPILILAGLIQFSAGVFRLGGWFRAISPAVVHGMLAGIGALIVVGQFHVLFDAKPLANGLQNLAAMPGRMLGLSASNIEAAELAFAIGLLTIAAMIGWEKLRPKSMKLVPGALIGVLAGTMVAWAFGLSITRVDVPESIVAAVALPGDSFVAQIMQPALLVTAVAIAFIASAETLLSAAAVDRMHDGVRTDYDKELRAQGVGNFLCGVAGALPMTGVIVRSSANVQAGAMTRLSAVLHGGWLLAFVALLPWLLREIPMASLAGVLVVTGWRLVSVSHVRHLFKYHGVLPAMIWVATFVMVVATDLLTGVLVGLALSAIELLPHVRKLKLKVDTAETGNESEVRLQGAATFVALPKLSKVLEAIPGGRPVHLDMRGVPAIDHSMAEMIGEWVRRHRSGGAAVRVDGDEDHLRRMAA comes from the coding sequence ATGAAAGCCGCTCCCGCCTCCCTGTTCTCGGGGGCGACCCTGTCGCGAGACTTCACGGCGTCGATCGTCGTGTTTCTCGTGGCATTGCCGCTCTGCATGGGCATCGCCATCGCCTCGGGCGTTCCTCCCGAGAAGGGGCTGATCACCGGCATCATCGGCGGCATCGTCGTCGGCCTGCTCGCGGGATCGCCGCTCCAGGTCAGTGGTCCCGCCGCGGGGCTCGCCGTCATCGTGTTCGAAGTCGTTCGCGACTTCGGTCTGGCAGCGCTCGGCCCGATCCTCATCCTCGCCGGCCTGATCCAGTTTTCGGCGGGTGTATTCCGGTTGGGCGGGTGGTTCCGTGCCATATCCCCCGCAGTCGTCCACGGGATGCTTGCGGGCATCGGCGCGCTGATCGTCGTAGGGCAATTCCACGTCCTGTTCGACGCGAAGCCGCTTGCCAACGGCCTGCAGAATCTTGCCGCCATGCCTGGCCGCATGTTGGGATTGTCGGCTTCCAACATCGAGGCTGCCGAACTCGCCTTCGCCATCGGCCTGCTGACCATCGCAGCTATGATCGGCTGGGAAAAGCTGCGGCCCAAGTCGATGAAGCTGGTTCCCGGCGCGCTGATCGGGGTCCTGGCGGGAACGATGGTGGCCTGGGCGTTCGGCCTCTCGATCACCCGGGTGGACGTGCCCGAGTCGATCGTAGCTGCCGTAGCCCTGCCCGGAGATAGCTTCGTCGCGCAGATCATGCAGCCGGCCTTGCTGGTGACGGCAGTCGCCATCGCCTTCATCGCCAGCGCCGAGACGCTCTTGTCTGCCGCTGCGGTCGACCGGATGCACGATGGGGTGCGGACCGACTATGACAAGGAACTGCGCGCGCAAGGCGTGGGCAATTTCCTGTGCGGCGTCGCAGGCGCTTTGCCGATGACGGGCGTCATCGTGCGCAGCTCGGCCAATGTGCAGGCGGGCGCGATGACCCGGCTGTCGGCGGTGCTCCATGGCGGCTGGCTGCTGGCGTTCGTCGCCCTCCTGCCCTGGCTGCTGCGGGAGATCCCCATGGCATCGCTGGCCGGCGTGCTGGTCGTGACCGGCTGGCGCCTCGTTTCGGTTTCGCACGTCCGCCATCTGTTCAAATATCATGGCGTGCTGCCGGCAATGATCTGGGTCGCGACCTTCGTCATGGTTGTCGCGACCGACCTGCTGACCGGCGTTCTGGTCGGCCTGGCCCTGTCGGCGATCGAACTGCTGCCGCATGTCCGAAAGCTCAAGCTCAAGGTCGATACGGCAGAGACTGGAAATGAGAGCGAAGTGCGCCTTCAGGGGGCGGCGACGTTCGTTGCCCTGCCGAAGCTGTCCAAGGTGCTCGAGGCGATCCCCGGCGGGCGGCCGGTGCATCTCGACATGCGCGGTGTTCCGGCGATCGATCACAGCATGGCCGAGATGATCGGCGAGTGGGTTCGCAGGCATCGTTCGGGGGGCGCTGCCGTGCGCGTCGACGGCGACGAGGATCATCTGCGGAGAATGGCGGCCTGA